The genomic region TCCGCCCGCAGCTGGGCTATTACCTGTGGATGGCGGGCATCCTGCTGGCCCTGTTTTCTCCTATGAGCGGTAGTAAACAGGATGGAAAGTTAAGAGCAGTGTAAGAACTGATTGACAATTCAGCCGATATTCCATAGTTTTGCAAGACGCAAGCATAACGCCAAGATTGGTCAGGTTGGGAAGGGTTTAAATGGCTGTGGAACAGAACGTAGTGCTACCGACCCGCGCGGAAATGCGCATTCTTCAGGTCCTTTGGGACCTGGAACAGGCCACCGTGGAAGAAGTGATCAACCATGCCAGCCTGGCGCCCCGTCCGAATTACAAGACAACGCAGACCATTTTGCGCATCATGGAAGAAAAGAGCCTGGTGCGGCATGTGAGCCGCGGGCGGGTCTTTGTGTTTGAACCCTGCGTCACCCGGGACCAAGTGGGCAGACTCTCCGTGCAGACGCTGCTGGAACAGAATTTTGGCGGATCGCCGGCCCAGTTGCTGGTGAACCTGCTGGAAGCCGGCCCGGTGAAGGAGCCCGAGCTGGAGGAACTGGAAGCCCTCATCCGGAACTATCGCAAACAAAAGGGAGACGGTTCCAAATAGCCCGGACGACGGAATCCGGGGGCGCCGTTGACGTATATGGCTGCAAACCATTATCTGCAGTTCGCGGGAATCATCCTTAGCTACATCCTCAAGGTGGCGGCTGGATTTCTGGTGTGCCTGTGCCTTTCCCGTATTTTGCGCCGGCCCGATCTGCGCTTCCGCGTTTGGCTGGGATTTTTGCTGGCATCAGGATTGTGCTGGCTGGCGCTGCTGGGTTCCGCCGTGGGCAGCTTGTTCCCGCGTGTGGTCACCGAAGCCGGCTCCGCGTCTTTGCTGAACACATCGTTGTTCAGCGCTTCGTTCAGCACATCGGGACTGGGCAGGTCCGTACTCAACGCCGTGGCGGCTCCCGAGCATTGGCTGGTGCCCATCCGCTGGAGCCAGGACGTGATGATCGCTGGGCGGACTCTGCTGGGCGCTTACTTGTGCGTTGTCCTTCTTCTGGCTTGCCGCAAAACCTGGGTGCATGTGCGCCTGCGCCGGCTGCTCAAGCTGGGCATGCCGCCCGCGGCTGATGTTACCGCACTGTTTGAGAGCATGCGGCGCGAGCATGGCGTGCGGCGCTGCGAGCTGGCCATCTTGCCTGGCCTGAGTTCGCCGGCGACGGCCTACTGGTGGCGGCCGCGCGTGGTTCTGCCGGAAACCGTTCTTCCTGAGCGCGCCATTTCCGAGGAAGCAGCGGGCCTGGGCGCGAATCCGCAGTTGGCCAGCATTTTCTGCCACGAGCTGGCCCACATCCGCCGCCGCGATTACTTCTGGGCCAACGTCGCCGACGTGATTTGCGGTGTTCTGTTCTTTCATCCCGCGGTGTGGCAGGCGAGAAAACAAATGCGGCTGGAACGCGAACTGGCGAGTGATCTGGCGGTGGTCAACGCCCGGCCTGAGGTCCGCGCCGACTACGCCGACAATCTGGCGCGCTTCGTGCGCATGCGCATCATTCAGGGCGGCATTTCCTGCGGCGTGGATTTCGCGGCGTCCGCTTCAATCCTGGGCGCGCGCA from Terriglobia bacterium harbors:
- a CDS encoding M56 family metallopeptidase encodes the protein MAANHYLQFAGIILSYILKVAAGFLVCLCLSRILRRPDLRFRVWLGFLLASGLCWLALLGSAVGSLFPRVVTEAGSASLLNTSLFSASFSTSGLGRSVLNAVAAPEHWLVPIRWSQDVMIAGRTLLGAYLCVVLLLACRKTWVHVRLRRLLKLGMPPAADVTALFESMRREHGVRRCELAILPGLSSPATAYWWRPRVVLPETVLPERAISEEAAGLGANPQLASIFCHELAHIRRRDYFWANVADVICGVLFFHPAVWQARKQMRLERELASDLAVVNARPEVRADYADNLARFVRMRIIQGGISCGVDFAASASILGARIRNILAEPVRVPWWKKLSAATASAALLLSFLLLSPGLSVALDFSSDDFSSDAFSSDATTKPLAAVRQPATKSSSSMARRAHVAAAVPTAAGVHRQARPSSYEDSLRQAHTRSYVQETPAYRLTAGTSSSQVGSPNWDSPALSEPSPGNRPATRPTVSDSVTRIVLTTVGGIAIHEREERSEHGGHGHAR
- a CDS encoding BlaI/MecI/CopY family transcriptional regulator is translated as MAVEQNVVLPTRAEMRILQVLWDLEQATVEEVINHASLAPRPNYKTTQTILRIMEEKSLVRHVSRGRVFVFEPCVTRDQVGRLSVQTLLEQNFGGSPAQLLVNLLEAGPVKEPELEELEALIRNYRKQKGDGSK